A region from the Candidatus Krumholzibacteriia bacterium genome encodes:
- a CDS encoding methyl-accepting chemotaxis protein: MTIRSRILIATVAPIVAGIAVLVVVTALSVREQTHERIETARDRYEAAVVDRLRAQVEQAAAAIDGAEAAGADAGEELERVRHLAHGDSYVWIHSLDRRAPGRATMVMHPIATELEGRDMSQMRDLERVERIHHEGTVHDLSDPEVADVEETNLFVDANRAVLASPTRDAVLRYYWPKPGGDERTGYPKLSYVLHLPEHGWVLGSGEYADFIDEEVAAISDAAWARGRRLVGSVVLVGAVIAVTLIGIAIWLAGRIATPLRNTTERLHEISEGDGDLTVRLDETGDGEIAEMSRYFNRFVEKIRSIVHDVGESTVQVSAASTEMAQTSTAMTEAAERTSQHAVSASSASEQISSNIASVATAVEEMDASIREIASQSSSAATDAGQAVERVDHASATVQNLSESSDRIGSVIQMISGITEQTNLLALNATIEAARAGEAGRGFAVVATEVKNLAKSTAEATEEITDRITGLQGEIHAASEAMGAITDVIRRISDAQSTIAGAVEEQSATVAEISGNVNQVSLGGNEISESISTVASVASETSAGSAQLRAASDELSRMAESLKALVVQFRV; this comes from the coding sequence ATGACCATCCGTTCGAGAATCCTGATCGCCACCGTCGCGCCCATCGTCGCGGGCATCGCGGTGCTCGTCGTCGTGACCGCGCTGTCGGTCCGCGAACAGACCCACGAGCGGATCGAGACGGCCCGTGACCGCTACGAGGCCGCCGTGGTCGACCGCCTCCGGGCGCAGGTCGAACAAGCCGCCGCCGCCATCGACGGCGCCGAGGCGGCCGGAGCCGACGCGGGCGAGGAACTCGAGCGGGTCCGCCACCTCGCCCACGGCGATTCCTACGTGTGGATCCACTCGCTCGATCGCCGTGCACCCGGCCGGGCCACGATGGTCATGCACCCGATCGCGACGGAGCTCGAGGGCCGCGACATGTCGCAGATGCGCGATCTCGAGCGCGTCGAACGGATCCACCACGAGGGCACGGTGCACGACTTGTCCGACCCGGAGGTGGCGGACGTCGAGGAGACGAACCTGTTCGTCGACGCCAACCGGGCCGTGCTCGCGTCCCCGACCCGAGACGCCGTGCTCCGGTACTACTGGCCCAAGCCCGGCGGCGACGAGCGGACCGGATACCCGAAGCTCTCCTACGTCCTGCACCTGCCCGAGCACGGCTGGGTCCTGGGCTCCGGCGAGTACGCAGACTTCATCGACGAAGAGGTCGCCGCGATCAGCGACGCCGCGTGGGCACGCGGTCGACGGCTCGTGGGTTCGGTGGTGCTCGTGGGCGCCGTGATCGCGGTCACCCTGATCGGGATCGCGATCTGGCTGGCCGGGCGCATCGCCACGCCCCTGCGCAACACCACCGAGCGATTGCACGAGATCTCCGAGGGCGACGGCGACCTGACCGTGCGCCTCGACGAGACGGGCGACGGCGAGATCGCCGAGATGTCGCGGTACTTCAATCGCTTCGTCGAGAAGATCCGGTCGATCGTCCACGACGTCGGCGAATCCACCGTGCAGGTCAGCGCCGCGTCGACCGAGATGGCCCAGACGTCGACCGCCATGACCGAGGCCGCCGAACGCACCTCCCAGCACGCGGTGTCGGCGAGCAGCGCGTCCGAGCAGATCAGCAGCAACATCGCGTCGGTGGCCACCGCCGTCGAGGAGATGGACGCGAGCATCCGCGAGATCGCCTCGCAGTCGAGCTCCGCCGCCACCGATGCCGGTCAGGCCGTCGAACGCGTCGACCACGCGAGCGCCACCGTCCAGAACCTGAGCGAGAGCAGCGACCGCATCGGCAGCGTGATCCAGATGATCTCGGGGATCACCGAGCAGACCAACCTGCTCGCGCTCAACGCCACCATCGAAGCCGCACGCGCCGGCGAGGCCGGGCGCGGCTTCGCCGTCGTGGCCACCGAGGTCAAGAACCTGGCCAAGAGCACGGCCGAGGCCACCGAGGAGATCACCGACCGCATCACCGGGCTGCAGGGCGAGATCCACGCCGCGTCCGAAGCGATGGGTGCGATCACCGACGTGATCCGCCGGATCAGCGACGCCCAGTCCACCATCGCCGGTGCCGTCGAGGAGCAGAGCGCCACCGTCGCCGAGATCTCCGGCAACGTGAACCAGGTCTCCCTGGGCGGCAACGAGATCTCCGAGAGCATCTCCACCGTGGCGTCGGTCGCCAGCGAGACCTCGGCCGGCTCCGCCCAGCTCCGCGCCGCGTCCGACGAACTCAGCCGGATGGCCGAGAGCCTCAAGGCGCTGGTGGTGCAGTTCCGCGTGTAG